The following proteins come from a genomic window of Flavobacteriaceae bacterium MAR_2010_188:
- a CDS encoding L-proline dehydrogenase yields the protein MIEEQLFENTEIAFQLKSDSELQRAYFLFKMISHEPLVKIGTAATNFALKAHLPVEGLIRSTVFDHFCGGVNEEDCLPVIDKMFLKGVSSVLDYSVEGKETEEQFDAAMEKTMKIIRFSEDRESMPIAVFKPTGFGRFYLYEKIGSGKELTATEAKEWERVVNRYHKVCKLAEERDVEILIDAEESWMQDAADTLAEEMMKIYNKEKAIVYNTLQTYRWDRLDYLKQLHQRAIAGHFHPGIKIVRGAYMEKERDRAQEKNYKSPICETKQATDTNFNESLRYVLKNLRDISLFVGTHNEYSCYLTMQLMNELNIKRSDNNVWFGQLYGMSDHISFNLANEGYNVAKYVPFGPVKDVMPYLIRRAEENTSVAGQTSRELKLLKMERKRRKI from the coding sequence ATGATCGAAGAACAACTTTTTGAAAACACGGAAATTGCTTTTCAGCTTAAAAGTGATTCCGAATTACAGAGAGCTTATTTTCTATTTAAGATGATATCTCATGAGCCTTTGGTGAAAATTGGCACAGCGGCTACTAATTTCGCTCTTAAAGCACATTTACCTGTAGAAGGATTAATTAGGTCGACGGTATTTGATCATTTCTGTGGCGGAGTAAATGAAGAAGATTGTCTGCCTGTAATCGACAAGATGTTTTTAAAAGGAGTAAGTTCTGTGCTCGATTATTCAGTTGAAGGGAAAGAGACTGAAGAGCAGTTTGATGCGGCCATGGAAAAAACCATGAAGATAATAAGGTTTTCTGAAGATAGAGAATCTATGCCGATTGCTGTTTTTAAGCCAACAGGCTTTGGAAGGTTTTATCTTTATGAAAAAATTGGAAGTGGAAAGGAGCTAACCGCAACTGAGGCCAAAGAATGGGAGCGGGTTGTTAATCGCTATCATAAGGTTTGTAAACTTGCTGAAGAAAGAGACGTAGAAATATTGATTGACGCTGAAGAAAGTTGGATGCAAGATGCCGCCGACACCTTGGCCGAAGAGATGATGAAAATCTACAACAAAGAAAAAGCGATTGTATATAATACGCTGCAAACCTATCGTTGGGACCGTTTAGATTATCTAAAGCAATTACATCAGAGAGCTATTGCAGGCCATTTTCATCCTGGGATAAAAATTGTTCGAGGTGCATATATGGAAAAGGAGAGGGACCGCGCCCAAGAAAAAAATTATAAATCTCCAATCTGTGAGACTAAACAGGCAACGGATACTAATTTTAACGAATCCCTGCGTTATGTGCTTAAAAATCTTAGAGATATTTCACTTTTTGTGGGCACTCATAATGAATATAGTTGTTATCTAACGATGCAGTTGATGAATGAATTAAACATTAAGCGCAGCGATAACAATGTTTGGTTTGGGCAACTTTATGGTATGAGCGATCATATCAGCTTTAATCTCGCGAATGAAGGTTACAATGTGGCGAAATATGTTCCATTTGGACCAGTTAAAGACGTTATGCCTTATTTGATCAGAAGAGCAGAAGAAAACACTTCGGTCGCTGGCCAAACAAGTAGGGAATTGAAACTTTTGAAAATGGAAAGAAAGAGAAGGAAAATTTAA
- a CDS encoding 3-dehydroquinate synthase: protein MKSIVSSGCEVHFDKLCYEALNEFISVKNPSKIIVLVDTNTQEYCLKLFLSQLKTNIHFEVLSIEAGEEYKTIDTCLKLWNELSNLGTDRESLIINLGGGVITDLGGFVACTFKRGIRYINVPTSLLAMVDASVGGKTGVDLGNLKNQIGVIDSGEMVLVDIDYLKTLPENQLKSGYSEMLKHGLIYDRDYWDRLKNHKDLSDINLSNEIHRSVEIKNEIVKEDPYEKGLRKTLNFGHTLGHAVESYFLSLEDGTPLLHGEAIGIGMILESYISSELLNFPKDDLAQITQVFNCLFNNIHIEIDQQQAIIELMKFDKKNSHGNINFVLLEEIGKPKIDCIVKNSVILEAFEYYNKSL from the coding sequence ATGAAATCAATAGTCTCTTCTGGATGTGAAGTTCATTTTGACAAGCTTTGCTATGAGGCTTTAAATGAATTTATTTCAGTAAAAAATCCTTCAAAAATAATAGTTCTTGTTGATACAAATACACAAGAATATTGCCTTAAGCTGTTTTTGAGTCAGTTAAAAACGAACATTCATTTTGAAGTGCTATCCATCGAAGCTGGTGAAGAATATAAAACAATAGATACCTGCTTGAAGCTTTGGAATGAACTTTCAAATTTAGGAACTGATCGGGAATCACTCATAATTAATTTGGGTGGCGGGGTTATAACAGATTTAGGTGGATTTGTTGCTTGTACATTTAAGCGAGGGATTAGATATATTAATGTGCCCACTTCCCTACTGGCAATGGTAGATGCCTCTGTGGGAGGAAAAACTGGGGTTGATTTAGGCAACTTAAAAAATCAGATTGGAGTTATTGATTCTGGGGAAATGGTCTTAGTCGACATCGATTACTTAAAGACCCTACCAGAAAATCAGTTGAAATCCGGCTACTCAGAAATGCTTAAGCATGGATTGATTTATGATCGCGATTATTGGGATCGCTTAAAAAATCACAAGGACTTAAGCGATATAAATCTTTCTAACGAAATCCATAGGTCAGTCGAAATAAAAAATGAAATAGTAAAAGAAGATCCCTACGAAAAAGGACTAAGAAAAACCTTAAATTTTGGTCATACTCTCGGACATGCTGTAGAATCTTATTTTTTAAGCCTGGAAGATGGTACGCCGCTGCTGCACGGAGAGGCAATTGGTATTGGGATGATTTTAGAATCTTATATCTCTTCGGAACTTTTAAATTTTCCGAAGGACGACCTAGCTCAAATCACACAAGTTTTTAATTGTCTGTTTAATAATATTCATATTGAAATTGATCAGCAGCAAGCAATCATCGAATTGATGAAATTCGACAAGAAAAATTCGCATGGAAACATCAATTTTGTTTTGTTAGAAGAAATCGGAAAACCTAAGATTGATTGTATCGTTAAGAATTCTGTAATTCTGGAAGCATTTGAGTATTACAATAAAAGCTTATAG
- a CDS encoding DinB superfamily protein — translation MTTDDLNIFECNSYYQGYIDKAKDLDFIHGFKISLEETENLLKDLNEEKLLYRYKPEKWTIKEILQHLMDTERIFAYRALRIAREDKTPMPGFEQDDYILPSKANGREIDVMLKEYETVRNATISLFNSFPSETYTNKGIASNSDISVRALGFMIIGHERHHCEIIRQRYL, via the coding sequence ATGACTACAGACGATTTAAATATTTTCGAATGCAATAGTTATTATCAGGGTTATATTGATAAGGCCAAGGATTTAGATTTTATTCATGGTTTCAAAATTTCATTGGAAGAGACCGAGAATCTTTTAAAGGATCTCAATGAAGAAAAATTATTGTATCGCTATAAACCAGAAAAGTGGACAATCAAAGAGATTCTTCAGCATCTAATGGATACAGAACGTATTTTTGCTTACCGCGCGCTTAGGATAGCTCGGGAAGACAAAACACCAATGCCGGGTTTTGAACAGGATGATTATATCTTACCTAGTAAAGCAAACGGTCGAGAAATTGATGTAATGCTTAAGGAGTATGAAACGGTTAGGAACGCAACAATAAGTTTGTTTAACAGTTTCCCCTCTGAAACTTATACAAATAAAGGAATAGCCTCTAATTCTGATATTTCAGTTAGAGCTTTAGGATTTATGATTATAGGTCACGAAAGGCACCATTGTGAGATCATTAGACAGCGTTATCTATAA
- a CDS encoding Lrp/AsnC family transcriptional regulator, regulator for asnA, asnC and gidA: MAKFKLDEIDHQILDMLIDNTRIPFTDIAKKLVISAGTVHVRVKKMEEAGIIKGSSLTLDYQKLGYAFIAYVGVFLQNTSQTTFVLERINQIPYVTVAHITTGKFNIFCKIRAKDTSHAKSIIFMLDDIEGVYRTETMISLEESLNDKKRLMHTIFNEL, translated from the coding sequence ATGGCAAAATTCAAATTGGACGAAATCGATCATCAAATTTTAGATATGTTGATTGATAACACAAGAATACCTTTTACCGATATCGCAAAAAAATTAGTAATCTCAGCAGGAACTGTACACGTCCGGGTTAAGAAAATGGAAGAGGCTGGTATCATTAAGGGATCGTCATTAACATTGGATTATCAAAAACTTGGTTATGCATTCATCGCTTACGTTGGGGTGTTTCTACAAAATACATCACAAACAACTTTTGTTTTAGAAAGAATCAATCAAATACCATACGTAACCGTCGCCCATATAACGACCGGTAAATTCAATATTTTCTGTAAAATACGCGCTAAGGATACCTCCCATGCAAAGAGCATCATATTTATGTTAGATGATATTGAAGGTGTTTATAGAACCGAAACTATGATTTCTTTGGAAGAAAGTTTAAATGACAAGAAGAGATTAATGCACACAATATTTAACGAACTATAA
- a CDS encoding Zinc carboxypeptidase, with protein MELKEIEALFLRNKEQDLFGRYITSNIISNPLKRVAKKTSVVQIGNSEKGLPINFIQIGNGIKRILFWSQMHGNESTTTKAVFDLCNTLLNSEELFIEGVKSSCTIGIIPMLNPDGARLYTRNNANDIDLNRDAQSLSQLESQVLRKCFDSFKPDFCFNLHDQRTIFSAGKYPKPATISFLAPTQDEERSITKNRKDAMSIISGLNNLMSEIIPGCVGVYDDSFNINCVGDYFQSKGVPTILFEAGHFSNDYDREYTRYLIYACLLKSVELISNSSYQNIDYKNYFDIPQNEKLFLDVIIRSAKIKNEDNLVDLGFQFLEILKNQKIEFIPKLEKISGLEDYYGHHEIQANGNEVSGANGDSLRIGYLNDFVLNNYEITLLKSENNSIS; from the coding sequence ATGGAATTAAAGGAAATTGAAGCACTATTTTTACGCAATAAAGAACAAGATTTGTTTGGTAGATATATAACCTCTAACATTATAAGTAACCCGCTGAAAAGAGTAGCGAAAAAAACTTCAGTGGTGCAAATCGGTAATTCTGAAAAAGGTCTTCCAATTAATTTTATCCAAATCGGAAATGGAATAAAACGAATTCTTTTCTGGTCACAAATGCACGGAAATGAATCGACCACAACAAAAGCAGTTTTTGACTTATGTAATACGCTTTTAAATTCTGAAGAGTTATTTATAGAAGGCGTAAAATCTTCGTGTACCATCGGGATTATCCCGATGTTGAATCCCGATGGTGCGAGACTTTATACGAGAAATAATGCTAATGATATCGATTTAAACCGTGATGCGCAATCACTAAGCCAGCTAGAAAGTCAGGTTTTGAGAAAGTGCTTTGATTCCTTTAAGCCTGATTTCTGTTTTAATCTTCATGACCAACGCACTATATTTTCTGCGGGAAAATATCCTAAACCTGCTACGATTTCCTTTTTAGCGCCAACTCAAGATGAAGAACGGTCGATAACTAAAAACAGAAAAGATGCGATGTCTATAATTTCAGGATTAAATAATTTGATGAGCGAAATAATACCGGGCTGCGTTGGTGTTTACGATGATAGTTTTAATATAAATTGCGTGGGAGATTATTTTCAAAGTAAAGGCGTACCTACGATTTTATTCGAAGCGGGCCATTTTAGTAATGATTATGATCGAGAGTATACGCGTTACCTAATCTATGCGTGCTTGCTCAAGTCTGTAGAGCTGATTTCAAATTCTTCATACCAGAATATAGATTACAAAAATTACTTCGACATTCCCCAAAATGAAAAACTCTTTTTAGACGTCATTATCAGAAGTGCGAAAATTAAAAATGAAGATAATTTGGTGGATTTAGGCTTTCAATTTCTAGAAATATTAAAAAACCAAAAAATTGAATTTATACCGAAACTTGAGAAAATTTCAGGATTGGAGGATTATTATGGACATCACGAGATCCAGGCCAATGGTAATGAAGTATCGGGTGCTAATGGAGATTCATTGCGAATTGGCTACTTAAACGATTTCGTTTTGAATAATTATGAAATAACTTTATTAAAATCGGAAAATAATTCAATTTCCTAG
- a CDS encoding Helix-turn-helix has translation MINSDDFSKRLQKVIDYYGESASSFSDKIGVQRSSISHILSGRNKPSLDFVLKILGTYPEVELYWLLNGKGNFPNVESVNKEEVAHKKESKITKVSSVLSNETKSIDKIVIFYTDGTFKNYQPN, from the coding sequence ATGATAAACAGCGATGATTTTTCAAAGAGGTTGCAAAAAGTAATCGACTATTATGGCGAAAGTGCCTCCTCCTTTTCAGATAAAATTGGGGTGCAGCGTTCTAGTATTTCGCACATACTTTCTGGTAGAAATAAACCAAGTTTAGATTTTGTATTAAAGATTCTCGGAACCTATCCAGAAGTGGAATTGTATTGGCTCTTAAATGGCAAGGGAAATTTTCCGAATGTTGAATCTGTCAACAAAGAAGAAGTCGCTCATAAAAAGGAATCAAAAATCACGAAAGTCTCCTCCGTTCTATCTAACGAAACTAAATCCATCGATAAAATTGTGATTTTTTATACCGATGGCACATTTAAGAATTATCAGCCAAATTAG
- a CDS encoding Membrane protein TerC, possibly involved in tellurium resistance produces the protein MLDFLLSSDAIIALFTLTFLEIILGIDNIVFISIAANKLPEHQRAKVTRYGLLLAMVQRVILLFFVSFLVSLSDPFWIIDLGWFVHHMSWQSIILFVGGLFLIYKSTSEIRDKVETPQHDETIIKNKKIKTLKSAIIQILLIDFIFSIDSILTAVGMTNGLSENQNHNLLLMILAVVISIGIMIKFANPIREFINLHPSMQILGLSFLILIGFMLITEAGHLSETQFFGKGIGAIPKGYLYFAITFSLLVEFLNYKMVKRKDDNKSNSED, from the coding sequence ATGTTAGATTTTCTACTTTCCTCCGATGCTATAATTGCACTATTTACCTTAACATTTCTTGAGATTATCTTAGGAATAGATAACATAGTATTTATTTCTATTGCCGCCAATAAATTGCCAGAACATCAAAGAGCTAAAGTGACAAGGTATGGTTTGCTCCTTGCGATGGTACAAAGGGTGATATTATTGTTTTTTGTGTCGTTTCTTGTAAGCCTTAGCGATCCTTTCTGGATAATTGATTTGGGCTGGTTTGTCCATCATATGAGCTGGCAAAGTATCATACTTTTTGTAGGCGGTTTATTTTTAATCTATAAAAGCACATCCGAAATTCGTGACAAGGTAGAAACTCCACAACATGATGAAACCATTATAAAGAACAAAAAGATTAAAACGCTAAAAAGTGCAATCATTCAAATTTTATTGATTGATTTTATCTTTTCAATTGATTCAATCTTGACTGCTGTAGGAATGACCAATGGACTGTCCGAAAACCAAAATCACAACTTATTACTTATGATTTTGGCGGTCGTCATATCTATCGGAATCATGATAAAATTTGCCAATCCTATACGAGAGTTTATAAACTTACACCCAAGTATGCAGATATTAGGACTCTCCTTTCTAATTCTAATCGGTTTTATGCTGATTACAGAAGCTGGGCATCTATCTGAGACGCAATTCTTCGGAAAAGGTATTGGCGCAATTCCTAAAGGGTATCTTTATTTTGCGATTACTTTTTCTCTTTTGGTTGAATTTCTCAATTATAAAATGGTCAAGAGAAAAGATGATAATAAGAGTAATAGTGAAGATTAA
- a CDS encoding topoisomerase-4 subunit A, whose protein sequence is MIEDDDEPIENPEENQETITRITGMYKDWFLDYASYVILERAVPAIEDGFKPVQRRIMHSMKDLDDGRYSKVANIVGHTMQYHPHGDASIADAMVQIGQKDLLIDTQGNWGNILTGDSAAASRYIEARLSKFALDVVYNPKITEWQASYDGRRKEPVNLPVMFPLLLAQGGEGIAVGLSTKILPHNFIELIDASIKHLQGKRFKIYPDFPTAGIADFTNYNDGLRGGRARIRARISTLDKNTLVITEIPFSTNTTSLIDSILKANDKGKIKIKKIEDNTAAEVEILVHLPSGISPDKTIDALYAFTSCETSISPLGCVIEDNRPLFVGVTEMLRRSTDNTVELLKAELEIKLGEFEEQWHFASLERIFIENRIYRDIEEEETWEGVIRAIDDGLKPFTTHLKRAVTEDDIVRLTEIRIKRISKFDIDKAQQKIDALEEQIAEVKRYLDNLIQYAINYFARLKNDYGKGRERKTEIRIFDDVDATKVIIRNTKLYVNRAEGFVGTSLKRDEYVGDCSDIDDIIVFTKDGIMMVTKVDAKTFIGKDIIHVAVFKKKDKRTIYNMVYRDGKGGPTYIKRFAVTSITRDREYDLTKGSKGSTVWYFSANPNGEAEIVTVFLRQAGKIKKLKWDIDFAEVLIKGRSSRGNMVTKHPVKKIELKEKGISTLKPRKIWFDDTVQRLNVDGRGDLLGAFRGEDRLLIIKQSGIVKTVKPEITTRFDEDMIVLEKWIPNKPISAIYYDGEKERYYVKRFLVENESKDELFISDHPKSHLEIVSTDWKPMAEMVFVKDRGKDRKENESINLEEFISIKGITALGNQLTKEKVMQINLLEPIPFDPPETTPATEIEVVDEKEVGDENISTSTTDNENDSDGKYDDTGQAKLF, encoded by the coding sequence ATGATTGAGGACGATGATGAGCCGATAGAAAATCCGGAAGAAAATCAGGAAACCATTACCCGAATTACGGGAATGTATAAAGACTGGTTTTTAGATTATGCATCTTATGTAATTCTGGAGCGAGCGGTACCGGCCATTGAAGATGGGTTTAAACCGGTGCAGCGTAGAATCATGCATTCTATGAAGGATTTGGATGATGGACGCTATAGTAAAGTTGCAAATATTGTTGGACATACCATGCAATATCACCCTCACGGTGATGCCAGTATTGCTGACGCGATGGTGCAAATTGGCCAAAAAGACTTATTGATCGATACCCAGGGTAACTGGGGAAATATTCTTACCGGAGATAGTGCTGCAGCTTCAAGATATATTGAGGCGCGTTTATCCAAATTCGCATTAGATGTTGTTTATAATCCAAAAATAACTGAATGGCAAGCTAGTTACGACGGTAGAAGAAAAGAACCGGTAAATCTTCCGGTGATGTTTCCGCTTCTTTTGGCTCAAGGAGGCGAAGGGATTGCGGTTGGTTTAAGCACAAAAATTCTGCCTCATAATTTTATTGAACTGATTGATGCCTCCATTAAGCATCTACAAGGGAAACGTTTCAAAATATATCCTGATTTTCCAACCGCTGGTATAGCGGATTTCACGAACTATAACGACGGTTTGCGAGGCGGAAGGGCGAGGATTCGGGCAAGGATTTCAACCTTAGATAAAAATACATTAGTCATCACGGAAATACCGTTTAGCACCAATACAACCTCTTTAATTGATTCGATTTTAAAAGCCAATGACAAGGGCAAGATTAAGATTAAAAAGATTGAAGATAATACGGCAGCAGAAGTAGAAATATTAGTGCATCTGCCATCTGGGATTTCTCCCGATAAGACGATTGATGCTCTTTATGCTTTTACGAGCTGTGAAACGTCCATTTCGCCTTTGGGATGCGTTATTGAAGATAATCGTCCGCTTTTTGTCGGAGTAACGGAAATGCTTCGTCGTTCTACCGACAACACTGTTGAGCTATTAAAAGCTGAATTAGAGATAAAATTAGGTGAGTTTGAAGAGCAATGGCATTTTGCATCTTTAGAACGAATATTTATCGAAAATAGGATTTACCGCGATATTGAAGAAGAGGAAACTTGGGAAGGTGTTATTAGAGCCATCGATGATGGATTGAAACCTTTTACCACCCATTTAAAGCGAGCAGTCACAGAAGATGATATAGTGAGGCTTACTGAAATTAGGATTAAGAGAATTTCTAAATTTGATATCGATAAAGCACAGCAAAAAATTGATGCTTTAGAAGAACAGATAGCTGAAGTAAAACGTTATCTAGATAATCTTATCCAATACGCAATCAATTACTTCGCTCGTTTAAAAAATGATTATGGCAAGGGTCGTGAGAGAAAGACCGAAATCAGGATTTTTGATGATGTAGATGCAACCAAAGTGATTATTAGAAACACTAAATTGTACGTAAATCGCGCTGAAGGTTTTGTAGGAACCTCATTAAAAAGAGACGAATATGTTGGCGATTGTAGTGACATCGATGACATCATTGTATTTACAAAAGATGGCATCATGATGGTTACAAAAGTAGATGCCAAGACCTTTATCGGGAAAGATATTATTCACGTTGCAGTTTTTAAGAAAAAAGATAAGAGAACCATTTATAATATGGTTTATCGCGATGGTAAAGGTGGGCCAACCTATATCAAGCGTTTTGCGGTTACTTCAATAACCAGGGATCGTGAATATGATCTTACAAAAGGCTCAAAAGGTTCTACTGTCTGGTATTTCTCTGCAAATCCTAATGGCGAAGCAGAGATTGTTACAGTCTTTTTAAGGCAGGCAGGCAAAATTAAAAAATTGAAGTGGGACATAGATTTTGCTGAAGTTCTAATAAAAGGTAGAAGTTCCAGAGGAAATATGGTTACCAAACACCCGGTTAAGAAAATTGAACTTAAGGAAAAGGGGATTTCAACTTTAAAACCTAGAAAAATCTGGTTCGATGATACGGTGCAGAGACTTAATGTCGATGGTAGAGGTGATTTACTTGGTGCTTTTAGGGGGGAAGATAGATTATTGATTATCAAACAATCTGGAATCGTCAAAACCGTTAAACCTGAAATCACTACCCGTTTTGATGAGGACATGATTGTCCTAGAAAAATGGATACCAAATAAGCCGATTTCCGCAATTTATTACGATGGTGAAAAGGAACGTTATTACGTGAAGCGATTTTTGGTTGAAAATGAAAGTAAGGATGAATTATTTATTTCAGACCATCCTAAATCCCATCTTGAAATTGTTTCCACCGACTGGAAACCAATGGCAGAAATGGTTTTTGTAAAGGATAGAGGGAAGGACAGAAAAGAAAATGAATCTATAAACCTTGAAGAGTTCATTTCAATTAAAGGTATAACCGCACTCGGCAATCAACTTACAAAAGAGAAGGTTATGCAAATTAATCTACTCGAACCAATTCCTTTTGATCCTCCAGAAACTACCCCGGCAACTGAGATTGAAGTTGTAGATGAAAAAGAGGTAGGCGATGAAAATATTTCAACTTCAACCACAGATAATGAAAATGATTCAGATGGAAAATATGATGATACCGGCCAAGCTAAGCTTTTTTAA
- a CDS encoding topoisomerase-4 subunit B produces the protein MSQQTAYTEENIRSLDWKEHIRMRPGMYIGKLGDGSSPDDGIYILVKEVLDNSIDEYVMGAGKTIKVSIQGERVIVRDYGRGIPLGKVVDVVSKMNTGGKYDSKAFKKSVGLNGVGTKAVNALSSYFRVESTRDNKSASAEFEQGNLTNQDLLDDTSRRKGTKVTFIPDESIFKNYKYRNEYVIKMLKNYVYLNPGLTILFNGEKYYSEHGLKDLLSENIAESDRLYPIIHLKGDDIEIALTHSKTQYSEEYHSFVNGQNTTQGGTHLAAYREALVKTIREFFGKNYDASDVRKSVVTAISIKVMEPIFESQTKTKLGSTDMGGKLPTVRTYINDFVKRHLDNYLHKNTDVAEKIHKKIMQAERERKELSGIRKLARDRAKKASVHNKKLRDCRVHFGDTKNERNLETTLFITEGDSASGSITKSRDVNTQAVFSLKGKPLNCYGLTKKIVYENEEFNLLQAALNIEDSMEDLRYNYVVIATDADVDGMHIRLLLITFFLQFFPEIIKEGHLYILQTPLFRVRNKKETIYCYSDLERREAIEKLKPKPEITRFKGLGEISPDEFQFFIGEDIRLDPVMLDKDMSIEDLLSFYMGKNTPDRQEFIINNLKVELDLVEEMNEN, from the coding sequence ATGTCTCAACAAACCGCATATACCGAAGAAAACATACGATCGCTCGATTGGAAGGAGCACATCCGTATGCGTCCAGGTATGTATATCGGTAAACTTGGGGACGGTTCTTCACCCGACGATGGTATTTATATACTAGTAAAAGAAGTTTTAGATAATTCCATTGACGAATACGTCATGGGAGCTGGTAAGACCATTAAAGTCTCAATTCAAGGTGAGCGCGTAATTGTCCGCGATTATGGTCGTGGCATTCCTCTTGGTAAAGTGGTGGACGTTGTTTCCAAAATGAATACTGGGGGGAAGTATGATTCTAAGGCTTTTAAAAAGTCGGTGGGACTTAACGGGGTTGGTACTAAAGCGGTAAACGCCTTATCTTCTTATTTTAGGGTAGAATCGACCAGAGACAACAAATCTGCTTCGGCCGAATTTGAGCAGGGAAATCTCACCAATCAGGATTTACTTGATGATACTTCTAGACGAAAAGGAACCAAGGTTACTTTTATTCCGGATGAATCTATTTTCAAGAATTATAAGTATAGGAATGAGTACGTCATTAAAATGCTCAAGAACTATGTTTATCTTAATCCTGGACTGACCATTCTTTTCAACGGTGAGAAATATTACAGTGAACATGGTCTTAAAGACCTTTTATCAGAAAATATAGCTGAATCGGATAGACTTTATCCGATTATTCATCTTAAAGGTGATGATATTGAAATAGCATTAACTCACAGCAAAACCCAATATAGCGAAGAATATCATTCTTTTGTAAACGGTCAGAACACGACCCAAGGAGGTACCCATCTCGCAGCATATAGAGAGGCACTCGTTAAAACCATTAGAGAATTCTTTGGAAAGAATTATGATGCTTCGGATGTTAGGAAATCAGTTGTAACCGCGATTTCAATTAAGGTTATGGAACCGATTTTTGAAAGTCAGACCAAAACTAAATTAGGGTCTACTGATATGGGAGGCAAACTACCAACTGTTAGGACTTACATTAACGATTTTGTAAAACGACATTTAGATAACTATCTGCACAAAAATACCGATGTCGCAGAGAAAATCCATAAAAAGATTATGCAAGCCGAGAGAGAGCGTAAAGAACTCTCAGGTATAAGAAAGCTTGCTCGTGATCGGGCAAAAAAGGCCAGTGTTCATAATAAAAAACTACGCGATTGTAGGGTTCATTTTGGCGATACCAAGAACGAAAGGAATTTAGAGACTACATTGTTCATTACTGAGGGAGATTCTGCTTCAGGTAGCATTACCAAATCGCGTGATGTGAATACACAAGCTGTTTTCAGCTTAAAAGGTAAGCCGCTAAACTGCTATGGCCTTACTAAGAAAATAGTTTATGAAAATGAGGAATTCAATCTTCTTCAAGCGGCATTAAATATTGAAGATTCCATGGAAGACCTTCGATATAATTACGTGGTAATCGCAACAGATGCCGATGTTGATGGTATGCACATTCGATTGTTGCTGATTACATTCTTTTTGCAATTCTTTCCCGAAATTATAAAAGAAGGACATTTATATATTTTACAAACTCCATTATTCAGGGTTAGAAATAAAAAGGAAACCATTTACTGTTATTCTGATTTAGAAAGAAGAGAGGCAATTGAGAAGCTTAAACCGAAACCAGAGATTACCCGATTTAAAGGGTTAGGTGAAATATCCCCGGATGAGTTTCAGTTCTTTATTGGAGAAGATATTAGGCTGGACCCCGTGATGTTAGATAAGGATATGTCAATTGAAGATTTACTATCATTTTACATGGGAAAAAATACCCCAGACCGACAAGAATTCATTATTAACAATCTTAAAGTTGAATTAGATTTAGTGGAGGAGATGAATGAGAACTAA